One stretch of Synechococcus sp. HK05 DNA includes these proteins:
- the psbA gene encoding photosystem II q(b) protein, producing MATTSLAPARQSRWLAFRDWVTSTENRLYVGWFGTLMIPTLLTAAICFVIAFIAAPPVDIDGVREPVSGGLLYGNNIITAAVVPSSNAIGLHFYPIWEATSLDEWLYNGGPYQLIIFHFLIGIFCWMGREWELSYRLGMRPWIAVAYSAPVAAATAVLLVYAIGQGSFSDALPLGISGTFNFMLVLQAEHNVLMHPFHMLGVAGVFGGSLFSAMHGSLVTSSLVRETTEQESQNRGYKFGQEEETYNIVAAHGYFGRLIFQYASFNNSRSLHFFLAAWPVVGIWFAALAVVSFSFNLNGLNFNHSVLDNQGRVIETWADILNKAGLGIEAMHERNVHNFPLDLAAASVEPVALSAPAIG from the coding sequence ATGGCCACAACCTCCTTAGCCCCGGCGCGGCAGTCGCGCTGGCTGGCCTTCAGGGACTGGGTCACCAGCACCGAAAACAGGCTCTACGTGGGCTGGTTCGGCACGCTGATGATCCCCACCCTGCTCACCGCGGCGATCTGTTTCGTGATCGCCTTCATCGCCGCACCCCCCGTCGACATCGACGGCGTGCGCGAGCCCGTGTCGGGCGGCCTGCTCTACGGCAACAACATCATCACGGCCGCGGTGGTGCCCAGCTCCAACGCCATCGGCCTGCACTTCTATCCGATCTGGGAAGCCACCAGCCTGGATGAATGGCTCTACAACGGCGGGCCCTACCAGCTCATCATCTTTCACTTCCTGATCGGCATCTTCTGCTGGATGGGCCGCGAGTGGGAACTCAGCTATCGCCTGGGGATGCGTCCCTGGATTGCTGTGGCTTACAGCGCCCCGGTGGCCGCCGCCACCGCTGTGCTGCTGGTGTATGCCATCGGCCAGGGTTCCTTCTCGGATGCCCTGCCACTCGGGATCTCCGGCACCTTCAACTTCATGCTTGTGCTCCAGGCTGAGCACAACGTGCTGATGCATCCCTTCCACATGCTTGGTGTGGCTGGCGTGTTCGGCGGCTCGCTCTTCTCCGCCATGCACGGTTCACTGGTCACCAGCTCCCTGGTGCGCGAAACCACGGAGCAGGAATCACAGAACAGGGGCTACAAGTTCGGCCAGGAGGAGGAGACCTACAACATCGTGGCCGCCCACGGCTATTTCGGTCGCCTGATCTTCCAATACGCCAGCTTCAACAACAGCCGCAGCCTGCACTTCTTCCTGGCGGCTTGGCCGGTGGTGGGGATCTGGTTTGCGGCGTTGGCTGTGGTGAGCTTCTCGTTCAACCTCAACGGCCTCAACTTCAACCACTCCGTGCTCGACAACCAAGGGCGGGTGATTGAAACCTGGGCCGACATCCTCAACAAAGCCGGGCTCGGCATCGAGGCCATGCACGAGCGCAATGTGCATAACTTCCCGCTCGATCTGGCCGCAGCCAGCGTTGAGCCCGTGGCTCTCAGCGCACCCGCGATCGGTTAG
- the hemN gene encoding oxygen-independent coproporphyrinogen III oxidase codes for MPAAAATTLSPIELLLKYDKPVPRYTSYPTAAAFTPAVGEAELRAQLAQPATAPLSLYVHVPFCRHACWYCGCNRITTQLGSKVVEPYLAALAKELELISAAMPQRRRLAQLHWGGGTPNYLNANETRQLWQLIERHFDLEPDLEASIEVNPEFLSRDAALQLRALGFNRISFGIQDADPEVQKAVNRVVPAEQLQRVMGWLREAEFASVNVDLICGLPLQTPERFRTTLDLVQELRPDRISLFSFAYLPEQLPLQRKIAADALPSQRERIVMLEDAQRLLCSGGYEAIGMDHYALAGDSLAVAARNGRLHRNFQGYTTGGELDLLGVGPTAISQFPNLFAQNERDLKAYSTALEQGQLPVERGLVVRDPEVLERRELIRQVMCEFNVELDLERYALEWQQLQELASDGLVHLSEHGSRGQAMVTTEGRWLIRTIAAVLDPAQRHRASGSRLV; via the coding sequence ATGCCTGCTGCCGCCGCCACCACCCTCAGCCCGATCGAGCTCCTGCTCAAATACGACAAGCCGGTGCCGCGCTACACCAGCTACCCCACCGCAGCCGCCTTCACCCCGGCGGTGGGGGAGGCAGAGCTGCGGGCACAGTTGGCTCAGCCCGCCACGGCGCCCCTGTCGCTGTATGTGCATGTGCCCTTTTGCCGCCATGCCTGCTGGTATTGCGGCTGCAACCGAATCACCACGCAGCTGGGCTCAAAGGTGGTGGAGCCGTATCTGGCGGCCTTGGCGAAGGAATTGGAGCTGATCAGCGCCGCGATGCCACAGCGGCGACGCCTGGCGCAGCTGCACTGGGGCGGGGGGACTCCCAACTATCTCAATGCCAACGAAACGCGGCAGCTCTGGCAACTGATCGAGCGCCATTTCGATCTGGAGCCGGATCTTGAGGCCTCGATTGAGGTGAACCCCGAATTCCTCAGCCGTGATGCGGCCCTACAGCTCCGGGCCCTGGGCTTCAACCGCATCAGCTTCGGCATTCAGGATGCCGACCCCGAGGTGCAGAAGGCGGTGAATCGGGTGGTGCCGGCCGAGCAGCTGCAGCGGGTGATGGGTTGGCTACGGGAGGCAGAGTTCGCGAGCGTGAACGTGGATCTGATCTGCGGCCTCCCCCTGCAGACGCCCGAACGCTTCCGCACAACCCTTGACCTGGTGCAGGAGCTACGCCCCGATCGCATCTCGCTCTTCTCGTTTGCTTACCTGCCGGAGCAACTACCGCTGCAGCGCAAGATCGCGGCTGATGCTCTACCGAGCCAGCGAGAGCGGATCGTGATGCTCGAAGACGCGCAACGCCTGCTCTGCTCCGGCGGCTACGAGGCCATCGGCATGGATCACTACGCCCTGGCTGGTGACAGCTTGGCGGTCGCAGCCAGGAACGGCCGCTTGCATCGCAATTTCCAGGGCTACACCACCGGTGGCGAACTCGACCTGCTGGGGGTCGGCCCAACGGCGATCAGTCAATTTCCCAACCTGTTCGCGCAGAACGAGCGCGATCTCAAGGCCTACAGCACTGCCCTGGAGCAAGGACAACTTCCGGTGGAGCGAGGCCTGGTGGTGCGCGATCCAGAGGTGCTGGAGCGCCGTGAGCTGATTCGCCAGGTGATGTGTGAATTCAACGTTGAGCTCGACCTTGAGCGCTATGCCCTGGAGTGGCAACAGCTGCAGGAGTTAGCCAGCGATGGGCTGGTGCACCTGAGTGAACACGGCAGCCGCGGCCAGGCCATGGTGACCACCGAGGGCCGCTGGCTGATCCGCACGATTGCGGCGGTGTTGGATCCCGCGCAGCGGCACCGGGCCTCGGGCTCAAGGCTGGTGTGA
- a CDS encoding biliverdin-producing heme oxygenase codes for MLNSTAQLPSISDHAGPVDAQLRKGFGPRVRKLHARIGKAHHQAEGMAFSRALLNGQASPRQLAALMRALAPAYALLEQAGPELASALGARSIPWTALERTTALQQDLAALSSVEATPPSAAAAIWLEQLRLLARQAPHRFMAHVYVRYGGDLSGGQQLGEQANAILRSHELPALNFWAFGEDRSSLKHQLHDGFEAMELSPEDEEELLEEAVLAFHTTQRLLAELAALA; via the coding sequence ATGCTCAATTCCACAGCTCAGCTGCCTTCGATCTCCGACCACGCCGGCCCCGTCGATGCCCAGCTGCGCAAGGGCTTCGGCCCGCGCGTGCGCAAGCTCCATGCCCGCATCGGCAAGGCCCATCACCAGGCGGAAGGCATGGCGTTCTCCCGGGCTCTCCTCAACGGGCAAGCCTCGCCCCGCCAGTTGGCCGCCTTGATGCGGGCCCTGGCACCGGCCTATGCCCTACTTGAGCAGGCGGGACCGGAGCTGGCTTCTGCCCTGGGTGCCCGCTCGATTCCCTGGACAGCGCTGGAGCGCACCACCGCTCTGCAACAGGATCTAGCCGCGCTCTCCAGCGTGGAGGCCACGCCCCCATCAGCGGCCGCTGCGATCTGGTTAGAGCAGCTGCGGCTGCTGGCCCGCCAGGCTCCCCATCGCTTCATGGCCCATGTGTATGTGCGCTACGGCGGGGACCTCTCCGGCGGCCAGCAGCTGGGGGAGCAGGCCAACGCCATCCTGCGCAGCCACGAGCTGCCGGCCCTGAACTTCTGGGCCTTTGGCGAGGATCGCTCCAGCCTCAAGCATCAGCTTCACGACGGCTTCGAGGCGATGGAGCTGTCCCCAGAAGACGAGGAGGAGCTCCTGGAAGAAGCCGTTCTGGCCTTCCACACCACCCAGCGCTTGCTGGCTGAGCTGGCTGCCCTGGCCTGA
- a CDS encoding long-chain fatty aldehyde decarbonylase, translating to MVFNKPSTPQLDITSAAYRHAYSRINGMVVVGEGLADRHFRLLSRAIPEDQQELERLAAMEGRHASDFVGCGRHLGVQPDVRLARQLFAPLHALFLERDRAGDLAGCLVIQGLVVECFAVAAYRHYLPVADAYAAPITAAVIADEGEHLGYAERWLRERFASVETSAAAIAKRALPITLSILQSLAADLQAIGMDPIELLASFSELFQQALETIGFEPPAARRILAGAAAAMV from the coding sequence ATGGTCTTCAATAAACCATCCACGCCGCAGCTCGACATCACCTCGGCCGCCTACCGCCATGCCTACAGCCGCATCAACGGCATGGTGGTGGTGGGAGAGGGTCTGGCCGATCGCCACTTCCGGTTGCTCTCACGCGCGATCCCCGAAGATCAGCAGGAGCTGGAGAGGCTGGCGGCCATGGAGGGTCGCCACGCCAGCGATTTCGTGGGCTGCGGCCGCCATCTGGGGGTGCAACCGGATGTGAGGCTGGCCCGGCAGCTCTTTGCGCCCCTGCACGCCCTGTTTCTCGAACGCGACCGCGCAGGGGATCTCGCCGGCTGCCTGGTGATCCAGGGGCTGGTGGTGGAGTGCTTCGCCGTGGCGGCCTACCGCCACTATCTCCCCGTGGCCGATGCCTATGCCGCCCCGATCACCGCGGCTGTGATCGCGGACGAGGGCGAGCACCTCGGCTATGCCGAGCGCTGGCTGCGGGAGCGTTTTGCCTCCGTGGAAACGTCGGCTGCCGCGATCGCGAAGCGGGCTCTACCGATCACGCTCAGCATCCTGCAGAGCCTCGCCGCAGACCTTCAGGCGATCGGCATGGATCCGATCGAGCTGCTGGCCAGCTTCAGCGAGCTCTTCCAGCAGGCACTGGAAACGATTGGTTTCGAGCCGCCTGCGGCCCGCCGGATTCTGGCCGGGGCCGCGGCGGCCATGGTCTGA
- a CDS encoding helix-turn-helix transcriptional regulator: MEHLAEYFKVFSEPNRLAVLEALRGGPLNVTAVVEKTGLSQALVSKHLKLLTIAGVVQRRPEGSLVFYEVNDKAVFKLLAQAEKLLLASRRQQLDALAAIL, translated from the coding sequence ATGGAGCACCTAGCCGAATACTTCAAGGTGTTTTCGGAGCCCAACCGCCTGGCGGTGCTCGAGGCTCTGCGAGGTGGCCCGCTCAATGTCACGGCTGTGGTGGAGAAGACTGGGCTCAGTCAGGCTTTGGTGTCGAAGCACCTCAAGCTGCTCACCATTGCCGGTGTGGTGCAGCGCCGGCCGGAGGGGTCGCTCGTGTTCTACGAGGTGAACGACAAGGCCGTGTTCAAGTTGCTGGCCCAGGCCGAGAAGCTGTTGCTCGCCTCCCGCCGTCAGCAATTGGATGCATTGGCTGCGATCCTCTGA
- a CDS encoding DUF3365 domain-containing protein, whose translation MKALQLTSRAHRLFLKVLGSLIALLLLASHPLSAMAAGGEAPVDPAVLARAVDQMEQLDRMRISLASTLESSTEEPTMDTMREVCMPVGKRAMAIGQENGWTVRQVASKYRNPDHAPAGAQETEVIDLLAKHPEINGLWEPATAEQGAGVNYYRRIDVQASCLACHGSKDSRPAFIKDKYGDSDRAFNFKPGDLRGMYAVHIPEVQAALAAQSPAG comes from the coding sequence ATGAAAGCCCTTCAACTCACGTCGCGCGCGCATCGCCTGTTCCTCAAGGTTCTGGGCTCGCTGATCGCGCTGCTGCTTCTGGCCTCGCATCCCCTCTCGGCCATGGCCGCCGGCGGCGAAGCCCCTGTGGATCCGGCGGTGCTGGCCAGGGCGGTGGATCAGATGGAGCAGCTCGATCGGATGCGCATCTCACTGGCCTCAACGCTGGAGAGCAGCACGGAGGAGCCCACCATGGACACCATGCGCGAGGTCTGCATGCCCGTGGGCAAGCGCGCCATGGCCATCGGCCAGGAGAACGGCTGGACCGTGCGGCAGGTGGCCAGCAAATACCGCAACCCTGACCACGCCCCCGCCGGTGCGCAGGAAACCGAGGTGATTGATCTGTTGGCCAAGCACCCCGAGATCAACGGACTCTGGGAGCCGGCCACCGCTGAGCAGGGAGCCGGCGTGAACTACTACCGCCGCATCGATGTGCAGGCCAGCTGCCTGGCCTGTCATGGCAGCAAGGACAGCCGTCCAGCCTTCATCAAAGACAAGTACGGCGACAGCGATCGCGCCTTCAACTTCAAGCCCGGTGATCTGCGCGGCATGTACGCCGTTCACATCCCCGAGGTGCAGGCCGCCCTGGCGGCACAGAGTCCCGCCGGCTGA
- the petC gene encoding cytochrome b6-f complex iron-sulfur subunit, whose product MSDVGSFGHAGTGDAPDLSRRQLLNLLTFGAVSGVAVGALYPVARFFTPPKPQAGLGGVLARDELGNPINASGWLSAHPQGDRSLVQGLKGDPTYLIVTGDEAIGSYGINAICTHLGCVVPWYAAAGKFICPCHGSQYDDAGKVVRGPAPLSLELAHVEVVDDQVALTPWTETDFRDGSQPWWAR is encoded by the coding sequence ATGTCCGATGTCGGTTCCTTCGGTCACGCCGGGACGGGTGATGCTCCGGATCTCTCGCGCCGTCAGTTGCTCAACCTGCTCACCTTCGGAGCCGTGAGCGGCGTGGCCGTCGGCGCGCTCTATCCCGTGGCCCGCTTTTTCACTCCTCCCAAACCCCAGGCGGGCCTAGGTGGCGTTCTGGCGCGCGATGAACTGGGCAACCCAATCAATGCCAGCGGCTGGCTGAGTGCGCATCCACAGGGTGATCGCAGCCTGGTGCAGGGTCTCAAGGGCGACCCCACCTACCTGATCGTCACCGGCGATGAGGCAATCGGCAGCTATGGCATCAATGCCATCTGCACCCACCTGGGCTGCGTCGTGCCCTGGTATGCAGCGGCGGGCAAGTTCATCTGCCCCTGCCATGGCAGTCAATACGACGATGCCGGCAAGGTGGTGCGCGGACCGGCACCGCTCTCACTGGAGCTGGCCCATGTGGAGGTGGTCGACGACCAGGTAGCCCTCACCCCCTGGACCGAGACCGACTTCCGCGACGGTTCCCAGCCCTGGTGGGCGCGCTAA
- a CDS encoding fatty acid desaturase — MSTLRTIPPLKEGIRVSPRRQRRRWGTTVFMVVIHALALVALLPRFWSWEAIGTLLLLYWLTACVGVTLGYHRLLAHGAFTVPRWLEALITTCGTLSCQHGPIDWVGLHRHHHLHSDDPADHHNSHLGFWWSHFGWMLRDVPAQRYVHQLTPDMQEVPYYRWLNRNFLLLQLPLAALLYAIGQGTGVGGWALVLWGIPLRLVLVYHVTWLVNSATHRWGYVSHASGDGSRNNWWVALLTFGEGWHNNHHAYPSSARMGFRWWELDLTWQHIRLLHRLGLARRIRLAPLLLKTDATI, encoded by the coding sequence ATGAGCACCCTTCGGACCATCCCGCCATTGAAGGAGGGCATCCGCGTGAGCCCCCGCCGTCAGCGGCGCCGCTGGGGCACCACCGTGTTCATGGTGGTGATTCACGCCCTCGCCCTGGTGGCGTTGTTACCCCGCTTCTGGAGCTGGGAGGCCATCGGCACGCTGCTGCTGCTCTACTGGCTCACCGCCTGTGTGGGGGTCACGCTCGGCTACCACCGCCTGTTGGCCCATGGCGCCTTCACGGTGCCCCGCTGGCTGGAGGCGCTGATCACCACCTGCGGCACCCTCAGCTGCCAACACGGCCCGATCGACTGGGTGGGTCTACACCGCCACCACCATCTCCACTCCGACGATCCGGCTGATCACCACAACAGCCATCTGGGCTTCTGGTGGAGCCATTTCGGCTGGATGCTGCGGGATGTGCCGGCCCAGCGGTACGTGCACCAGCTCACCCCCGACATGCAGGAGGTGCCCTACTACCGCTGGTTGAATCGCAACTTCCTGCTGCTGCAGCTGCCCCTGGCGGCGCTGCTCTATGCCATTGGCCAGGGCACGGGAGTGGGCGGCTGGGCCCTGGTGCTCTGGGGGATTCCACTGCGGCTCGTGCTCGTGTACCACGTCACCTGGCTGGTGAATTCAGCCACCCATCGCTGGGGCTATGTGAGCCATGCCAGCGGTGATGGCTCCCGCAACAACTGGTGGGTGGCGCTGCTCACCTTCGGCGAGGGCTGGCATAACAACCACCACGCCTACCCCAGCAGCGCTCGCATGGGGTTCCGCTGGTGGGAGCTCGACCTCACCTGGCAGCACATCCGCCTACTGCATCGTCTCGGCCTGGCGCGCCGCATCCGCCTGGCCCCACTTTTACTGAAAACCGATGCAACCATCTGA
- a CDS encoding DUF3122 domain-containing protein, with amino-acid sequence MVFVLLPAGAGAAEIQRWDLRDGDGEPWGLVVFPQPDPAYAPGWRLRLTARTPAAALDHHEPLRLDDGLGHLWQLDNRSAELVAPGESAWPLQSAQFDLEGLQPRPSAVLPLHLKLVLADGEAELLLGPDQVAALSSLPPVPSHQP; translated from the coding sequence TTGGTTTTCGTACTCCTTCCGGCCGGCGCCGGGGCGGCGGAGATCCAGCGCTGGGATCTGCGCGATGGCGATGGTGAGCCTTGGGGGCTGGTGGTGTTCCCGCAGCCTGATCCCGCTTACGCCCCGGGCTGGCGGCTGCGGCTCACGGCCCGCACACCTGCAGCGGCCCTGGATCACCATGAGCCCTTGCGGCTCGATGACGGCCTTGGCCACCTCTGGCAGCTCGACAACCGCAGTGCCGAGCTCGTGGCGCCGGGTGAGTCGGCATGGCCGCTCCAGTCGGCTCAGTTCGATCTGGAGGGCCTGCAGCCTCGCCCGAGTGCGGTGTTGCCCCTGCATCTCAAGCTGGTTTTGGCGGATGGGGAGGCAGAGCTTCTGCTCGGCCCCGACCAGGTGGCTGCCCTCAGCAGCCTGCCCCCAGTGCCATCACACCAGCCTTGA
- a CDS encoding DUF4079 domain-containing protein, which yields MSFVHPLLMWVLLGLMLYSGYMGFQASRIRGADAETRKQLIPKQFGRRHAALGRWIVILTLLGSAGGMAVTYANNGKLIIGPHLLLGLAVLALVIATAALGPALQKGQDWARGAHLSLNGLIVLLFGWQAITGVAIVNKLLSA from the coding sequence ATGAGCTTCGTGCACCCCCTGTTGATGTGGGTTCTCCTGGGTTTGATGCTTTATTCGGGCTACATGGGTTTTCAGGCCAGCCGAATTCGCGGCGCCGACGCCGAAACGCGCAAGCAACTGATCCCGAAACAGTTCGGCCGCCGCCATGCCGCTCTGGGCCGCTGGATCGTGATCCTCACGCTGTTGGGCAGCGCCGGCGGCATGGCTGTCACCTACGCCAACAACGGCAAGCTGATTATCGGCCCCCATCTGCTGTTGGGCCTGGCCGTGCTGGCACTGGTCATCGCCACCGCTGCCCTGGGACCAGCGCTGCAGAAAGGCCAGGACTGGGCTCGTGGTGCACATCTGAGCCTCAATGGCTTGATTGTGTTGCTGTTTGGTTGGCAGGCCATTACGGGCGTTGCCATCGTGAACAAGTTGCTGAGTGCCTGA
- a CDS encoding alpha/beta fold hydrolase produces MRAALPAVFLHGWCGHGDEAEHLKPALSGPLLAPSWMPAPGSMELEAWPQEHGPAMDVAMAQVANQIHQHVRHAILQAGFAGSLLIGHSMGGALACLLAADPAIAAQGLVLLDSSVPMPPQRRVEALQRMGNWVARAVREGRLPAQAAWILDQPNRTDHFFHPREQGAARALIERRMAHSPVVEAAATLGGYVQWPTAAALEQLRCPLLALAGDPGRLPVAALRQARPDAVIQIIPNSGHFLHVFAAREVQDLIKVFSLDLAGSDGYR; encoded by the coding sequence ATGAGGGCAGCGCTGCCCGCCGTCTTCTTGCATGGCTGGTGCGGTCATGGCGACGAGGCGGAGCACCTGAAGCCCGCTTTGTCAGGCCCGCTGTTGGCACCCAGCTGGATGCCGGCCCCGGGCTCGATGGAGCTTGAGGCCTGGCCTCAGGAGCACGGCCCGGCGATGGACGTGGCCATGGCGCAGGTGGCCAACCAGATTCATCAGCACGTGCGCCACGCCATCCTGCAGGCCGGCTTTGCGGGCTCGCTTCTGATCGGTCACTCCATGGGCGGCGCCCTCGCCTGCCTGTTGGCGGCTGATCCCGCTATCGCAGCCCAAGGCCTGGTGTTGCTGGATTCCAGTGTGCCGATGCCACCACAGCGCCGGGTGGAGGCCCTGCAGCGGATGGGCAACTGGGTCGCCCGTGCCGTCCGTGAGGGACGCCTGCCTGCGCAGGCTGCCTGGATCCTGGATCAGCCCAACCGCACCGATCACTTCTTTCATCCCAGAGAACAGGGAGCCGCCCGAGCGCTGATCGAGCGGCGCATGGCGCACTCCCCGGTGGTGGAGGCCGCCGCGACCCTCGGCGGCTACGTGCAATGGCCAACCGCTGCAGCGCTGGAGCAGCTCCGCTGCCCGCTGTTGGCGCTGGCCGGCGATCCGGGACGACTACCGGTTGCGGCATTGCGCCAGGCCAGACCGGATGCCGTGATTCAGATCATCCCGAACAGCGGCCACTTCCTGCATGTTTTCGCTGCCCGGGAGGTTCAGGATCTGATCAAGGTGTTCAGCTTGGATCTCGCGGGATCGGATGGTTATCGGTGA
- the acsF gene encoding magnesium-protoporphyrin IX monomethyl ester (oxidative) cyclase, with protein sequence MTTTSRPLSAPQPSAAPHLSEDLLTPRFYTTEIAKAARTDLEAERPAFEAMLGEMEADYNRDHFDRKAPLDRLRDLAPEQKEAYESYLVRSCVSEFSGFLLFKELSRQLKLAKRPELSRLFNLMARDEARHAGFLNRALVAEGIVIDLPSLSGKRPVTWFPLNWVLYSVYLSEKIGYWRYILIDRHLKANPENAFAPLFDFFEPWCQDENRHGDIFNMLIRCWPGLNSGLRGRLLSRFFLWSVFLTHSLTVCERGNFYRLLGMDPDRFDEEVMRQTNRTARRAFPVVFALTPAYFELRDQLVDTFRRIKAAQGQPLRQLGLKARFGSLLLRQFLQPMQRSEVAA encoded by the coding sequence ATGACAACCACCTCTCGCCCGCTTAGCGCTCCCCAGCCCTCGGCGGCCCCCCACCTGAGCGAAGACCTGCTCACGCCGCGGTTCTACACCACCGAAATCGCCAAGGCGGCGCGCACAGACCTCGAGGCGGAGCGCCCCGCCTTCGAGGCGATGCTGGGCGAAATGGAGGCCGACTACAACCGCGACCACTTCGATCGCAAGGCTCCCCTGGATCGCCTGCGCGACCTCGCCCCCGAGCAAAAAGAGGCGTATGAAAGCTATCTGGTGCGCTCCTGCGTATCGGAATTTTCGGGATTCCTGCTCTTCAAAGAACTCTCACGCCAGCTGAAGCTGGCCAAACGGCCCGAGCTCAGCCGCCTGTTCAACTTGATGGCGCGCGATGAAGCTCGCCACGCGGGCTTTCTGAATCGAGCCTTGGTGGCCGAGGGGATTGTGATTGATTTGCCGTCCCTCAGTGGCAAACGGCCCGTCACCTGGTTCCCGCTGAATTGGGTGCTCTATTCGGTGTATCTCTCCGAGAAGATCGGCTACTGGCGCTACATCCTGATCGATCGCCATCTCAAAGCCAATCCTGAGAATGCGTTCGCACCCCTGTTCGACTTCTTCGAGCCCTGGTGTCAGGACGAAAACCGCCACGGCGACATCTTCAACATGCTGATCCGCTGCTGGCCTGGCCTCAACAGCGGGCTGCGCGGCCGGCTGCTCAGCCGCTTCTTCCTCTGGAGCGTGTTTCTCACCCACAGCCTCACGGTGTGTGAGCGGGGCAACTTCTACCGCCTGCTCGGCATGGATCCCGATCGCTTCGATGAGGAGGTGATGCGCCAGACCAACCGCACCGCGCGCCGCGCCTTCCCGGTGGTGTTTGCGCTCACACCCGCCTATTTCGAGCTGCGCGATCAGTTGGTGGACACCTTCCGCCGGATCAAGGCGGCCCAGGGGCAACCCCTGCGCCAGCTTGGCCTCAAGGCGCGGTTTGGCTCGCTGCTGCTGCGCCAGTTCCTCCAGCCGATGCAGCGCTCTGAGGTGGCTGCATGA
- a CDS encoding pentapeptide repeat-containing protein: MGSQPSDLARLRAALAAGEKDLRSLRLGEIDGLDLDLSGCNLDGSCFKEARFGHATLRGAQAHRCCFQQALIWGADLSELDAPSSCWHEADLSGSRLQGANFSHALMHRCCLRGVVAAKSRWCNARLVEADFRSGLDQLTDLGYADFSGADLSFAFLQGANLHAAVLKGSCLYGANLRGCDLRGADLRDCDLRDTQLQDAQLEGALID, encoded by the coding sequence ATGGGATCTCAGCCCAGTGATCTGGCACGGCTGCGTGCGGCGTTGGCCGCTGGAGAGAAAGACCTGCGCTCTCTGAGGCTTGGCGAGATCGATGGCCTCGACCTCGACCTGTCCGGCTGCAATCTCGATGGCAGCTGCTTCAAGGAAGCGCGCTTCGGCCACGCCACCTTGCGAGGAGCGCAGGCCCATCGCTGTTGCTTTCAGCAGGCCTTGATCTGGGGCGCTGATCTCTCGGAGCTGGATGCGCCGTCGTCGTGTTGGCATGAAGCGGATCTGTCGGGATCACGGCTGCAGGGGGCCAATTTCAGCCATGCGCTGATGCATCGCTGTTGTCTGCGCGGCGTGGTGGCGGCGAAGAGCCGCTGGTGCAATGCCCGGCTCGTGGAAGCCGACTTCCGTTCTGGCTTGGATCAACTCACCGATCTCGGCTATGCCGATTTTTCCGGAGCTGATCTCAGTTTTGCGTTTCTTCAGGGGGCCAACCTGCACGCGGCCGTCTTGAAGGGCAGTTGCCTCTATGGGGCCAATCTGCGCGGTTGTGATCTGCGCGGAGCCGATCTGCGTGATTGCGATCTGCGCGATACCCAATTGCAGGATGCCCAGCTGGAGGGGGCATTGATCGACTGA
- a CDS encoding glycosyltransferase — MQPSDPIKVFIGFDSREDVAVNVLTDSIQARSSKPVQIGQVRLTQLESVYDRSTHPLQSTEFSFSRFLVPWMCSYQGWAIFMDADILCQGDITELWELRDERYAVQVVQHNHNCASGLKFQGMPQSPYQRKNWSSVMLFNCARCKALSPHYVNTASGLELHQFGWTKTEEIGALPPQWNVLVGVQEVPDDARLLHYTLGGPWFEDCRSMPKSDLWEKARQELNHPLEI; from the coding sequence ATGCAACCATCTGATCCGATCAAAGTCTTCATCGGTTTCGACTCGAGAGAGGACGTCGCAGTCAATGTTCTGACAGATTCAATCCAGGCTCGCTCCAGTAAGCCAGTACAGATTGGGCAGGTCAGGCTGACACAGCTTGAGAGTGTCTACGACCGATCTACACATCCACTCCAGAGCACAGAATTCTCCTTCAGCAGGTTCCTTGTGCCATGGATGTGCAGCTATCAGGGTTGGGCCATTTTTATGGACGCAGACATACTCTGCCAGGGGGATATCACTGAGCTATGGGAGCTACGCGATGAGCGCTATGCAGTACAGGTTGTTCAGCACAACCATAACTGCGCATCTGGACTGAAGTTCCAAGGCATGCCCCAGAGCCCCTACCAACGCAAGAATTGGTCATCAGTCATGCTGTTCAACTGCGCAAGATGCAAAGCGCTTTCTCCTCACTACGTAAACACGGCTAGCGGGCTAGAACTTCATCAGTTTGGGTGGACCAAAACCGAAGAAATTGGTGCTCTGCCACCGCAATGGAATGTCCTAGTCGGCGTTCAGGAGGTCCCAGATGATGCGCGACTGCTCCACTACACACTCGGCGGGCCCTGGTTCGAAGACTGCCGATCAATGCCCAAGTCAGACCTTTGGGAAAAAGCTCGGCAAGAGCTCAATCACCCTTTAGAGATTTGA